cttccgaaaaacccttcggcaagctccctactcattctcggctagttccggcagcattcccgacgaaccttcggacttccgtcgaactctcgaactcgcaatgaatctttcgtgcttgactccgacactttgttttgctttatgtcttcgtcgttatcatagttaatcctgcacacacaagctaaaactctacttcgatctaaacaattattacaacgcgaattgacattctgttgcccggcacgtcattggttggcgcttcatccgattcttcggtgcatcgtcctctcttgcggcttgttgcccaatcgacggttgacctccgcaacctcgatatccttggcgcaattttgctctccttggcccgatgcccgacgtccgaagccttctgtcgtccaatatcttgatgtgatctcttccgacgcaacgtcaattcctcctgcgttaactatctaatcctgatcgagtagacttgcatcactcaaaatgcagtttaaattataaacacatatcaagtggtttcatcgtcaaaacaCGAGATTCTAACATAAAAAACAATGATCTTAAGGATTTCTGAATAGCGATTTTTTTGAGAATTCGTAAACAAAAAAAATCGTATGTCGCATTATTTTTATGAAGCCTAATTCGTCCAAAAATCGTAAACACAAAAGAAGGTTATATTAATAGGTAGATCGAGACATTAGTAATCCCTTTTTGTACACAAATAGATGTAGAGTTAGCTTTGGGCACTTCTAATATGCATGTCAATTCAGGGTTATTGAACATAAACAATCATTTCATCAATAATATTGGTTCTAGGTTCATAACCGAGTCTTCTATCGATTCATTATGATATATCATTTGTTACGATCAAATTTGAAAAGATCTAATTCACTAGCTTTATAAACAGAATATTTTTTCATCAAGGATGTTTTGAAGATGCATCCGAACACACTTACAGAGAAATAGGTGAACTAAAAGAACCACGACATTGCAAAATCTAGCTTCATTTTTGTTAGATTTATTGGAGATTTGGACTAGCCATTACGAAATCTAGCTTCATTTTTGTTAAACCACTAGCATAGCATCCTAAAGAGTTTAGGAGGAGAGAAAGAACCACCACTTACAGAGAAATAGGTGAACTAAGAGAACCACCACATTGCAAAATCTAGCTTCATTTTTGTTAGATTTATTGGAGATTTGGAGCAGACATTACGAAATCTAGCTTCATTTTTGTTAAACCACTAGCATAGCATCCTAAAGAGTTTGGGAGGAGAGAAAGAACCCATTTGACGGTAATCTTATCAGTTTCCAATCGTCAGCAAATTTAGCTTCATTTTTGAACTAAAAGAACCACCACTTACAGAGAAATAGGTAAACTAAGATAACCACCACATTGCAAAATCTATCTTCATTTTTGTTAGATTTATTGGAGATTTGGACTAGCCATTACGAAATCTAGCCTCATTTTTGTTAAGCCATAAGCATAGCATCCTAAAGAGTTTAGGAGGAGAGAAAGAACCCATTTGAAGGTAATCTCATCAGTTTCCAGCCGTCAGCAGATTTAGCCTTGTCTTAGTCCTTATAGTTTAGCCTTAAATTAATAGTAATAGACTTGTCTAACTTTATATAGATTCATGTTACAATCAAGTTAGATTTTAAACTATTATTAACTTGTACATATTGTCATCATCGTATCCTATCAATTTAATGAGCTTCACAATTAACTCGACATACATCTACTACATTGAGAGCATCAAAAAATTGGAACTGAGttatctgaaattccaaatatggTTGTTAAACTTACCACTGAGGGTAGGCATGACTTGGTAACTAAAAATGTCTGCTCTTCATTTGTATTCAAACCTAGAAACTCAACCTGTGTGGATTGCAACTAAGAAATTGGGAATCAGTTCCATGAAAGTGCAAAAAGCACGCAAAAGgattattttgattgatacagaaaaaatgttgaaaatgaatcACAAGATTGCCGACAACTCAGATCATCAGATCGGTGAAGTATGATAATAGTAAGGTCAGGTGGAACAAGAGTACTGAGGCACCAGAGTTCTTTGTCTCACCAACTCATGAAGATCATGAACAATCTTAAAAACCGCTTCTGGGCGTGCTAATTTCAGAGCATTTTGAGACATGGCTCTTAGCTCGTCAGATTTTGGACCAAACCACTGTGCAACAATGTTTGCTATCTCTTTTGGTGATTTTGAGAACTTTCCACATCCATTGTCCACAACATAAGGAACATTGCCAGCTTCCTGTCATGCAAACATATAGCTCAGTTTTAATCAACAATAGAACATGACTTTTAGGAGGTAAGCGAATAAGTCAATCGGAAAGGACACCTTTCACGATCAAAGAATAGAATTGATTGATACTCATTCTCTTCTTATATATCAACTTTCATATCTACATTCATCAGACGGGAAGGAACATGAAATCTATAAACTAAGCTTATCCAATTAGTTTGCAAGTGGATTATAGGTGCCTGAATTATATTTTCAGAATATTCAAAGTAATAGACATTGGTTCTTCCAGAGAATTGAAGGGCATCCTGGCATGTCAGCGTGTAGATAGTGTAACTGCATAATGCCAATTGTAATAGAAAAAGTTGTAATCAAACAAAGAAATAATAAGCTACACTGACTGATTTGTTTGTTTGAGTTTATAATAAAGGTCCCGAACAATATAAGAGACATGAAGTGAAGTTTAACTATCTATTTAACTTCCTCTACTTTTTGTTATGTTCAAAAATTATTATCTGACTTGAAGCATAACTGAGACTAACTGCTGAAAGGACGGCTGAAAACTAGAACAGCCAAGACAAACTTTAAGCTCACATGGTCTCCATAAAATTGTGAGCAACTTTCCAACATCAGTTACTGAAGAACAAAAGATTACAGTCAAATAAAAAAGGACATATTGAGCCTGGCCCTGGGAAAAATATAGTAAAGGAGGGTCAAATCATATCGCCTAGTAATAATAAGATGGAATTACAGGCTTTGTTTTATACCACAGAAAAATCATATCACTTTTTAGAATTTCTGTCTCTACCCATTCTTGTTGTAACAGAGTCAAGTTTCTTTTTCCAATGCGAAAGAAGACTAATCAGATCTCCTCCTATTTGATTTAATATATACACCCTTCCTAATATCTCCATGTCTATGGAGGTTAAATCAACAATAGAGGCGCCCCCAGTCAAGTACCGCGACTTGGACTGGTGGCTCACACCACTATGTAAAACCCAAGTGGAACAGTGGATTGATGCGGTACAAAAACAAAGCCTGTAAGCCTGTAATTCGAAAAAATAGCACCCACCCCCTCTACAACCCCGTTTGAGGGATGGCAAAGGAGAATAGAGAAGGCTAGGCAAGAGATCTGATCACCAAGAAGTTCTTTTTGGGTTTTCAAAAGTTCCCATCACTTGCCACACCAGCAGCATACATTGCACCAACCTCCAGCCAGGATTGTGAAGTTATGAAGTTATGTGGGCCTACTGGCAAGGTTGTTCTTCTCGATTATACATAAATCTGAGTGAGATGTCAAGTCCAATCTACTATGATAAAAGAAAGCTGATGAAGAATCCTAGGGATGTCCATGTCTGTATGATGAAAGAGCTTTTAGCATTGTACTGCAGAAGATTTATTGAGAAAGCTTAGAAAGTTGCAATTAGTTAATATCACATGAAACATGACataaaaacaactacaaggaccAATTTAATGAGTTTGTACTTTTGTGATGGTGTGTACTCTAACAAAAAGTACTGAAAGAGCAAACTCATAAAAGGTTGCAAAAACCCACTTTGTGTGTGTGTACCTTAGGACCGTGTGTACTCTAACATAAATGACTGAACAGGCAGTGCACCTAAAGAATCCAAGCAAGCTTACCTGCCCTGCAATATAGTCATTTAGAATAATAGGGAGACCACGGATCATGGCTTCTGCGATAGTTCCTGGTCCTGCCTATAAAGGAAAAGACTGATTATATTTGTTGCTTAGAAGTTCATGTCAGAGATTTGAAACAGAGATAAGAAAATTTACTTTGGTTATTATGCAGTCACAAGCACCCATGCATTCTTCCATCTTAGTAACAAAACCTTTTACCTGGAAATTCAACAAGATGAATAAAGGTAAGAGTGCTTCATACAGAACATACGAATCATGCAAGATTTGCGTCCAATTACATTTCAAATAAAGAATGCCAAAAGTCACTGAACATTTAAACTATAGATATTGAAGCGATATCTAGAATAAGCTTATGCGAGTTATGCCTTTCTTAGACAATGTCTAGAAGCATAACAACAGACTTTAATATTAACCGTTTGGGTTCCACCATTGATCCTCTTCACATTATCTGACAAACTAATCATATCTTTCTCAATACTCCTAAGCAAGTCAGTTCAGTTTTCTTCTCTCTCACGTACTACTTGTTTTTAAAACCGGATCATTTTTCCTTCCCGATGCATTAGTATAGCATAATTTGACATTTAACCATGTCCCTTGATAATATTTCACTTCAATGCTGGTTGCAACAGAGAGCATATAATGAGGTTGCCTCCTTAGTAGAATATAATGATAGAGAACATCATTGCGGTATGGCGAATTACCAAGAGACATGATTTTTGAATCTTGatatcaacaaaattattttgtaCTATAAGATATAGTCATAAATCAAGAATAAACTGCAAATGAAACCTATGGCCATTTGTGCTTAGaaccaagaagaagcaaaaagctttcaACTAAAATGAAGCAAAATGCAGAGGAATGTCATTGGATGTAACATCACCGAAGCCCATACAAGTTCAGAGATCTCAATTTCAGGGGAAAAATTGAAGAAATTTCCTATGGGGCCTCTTTTATAGGGTTAACCAGCCTTTTTCCAATTTTGTATTCTTTTCACCCCTTAGGTACTGAAACTCATCTTCCATTGGGCGAAAGAGAGGAAGTATGTGAACGACAAAAGAGGTTGAAAAGAAAATTGGATAGGAAACAAAAGAAACAGGGTGCCTCGGTCTGGAGATGTTGAAATCACAAATCGGATCAACTCAATTGATAGTCTAATCAGAATTCGTCCAAGAGTGATTGATAATGTCAAATCAGGATGACCTAACTTTATATTGTAACCGATCATATTTGTCCAACTTCGATCTGGATCAGACTGATATCAACTGATTCCAATGAATAAGTAATAGAACCACTAATCACGAGAAATGATAGTACCTGAACAGGAATCTTCCAGTCAATCGACTGCAATCTGTTGGCAAGTTTTTTGTTTCGACCACAGATTACAAGGATCTGACCTAAGGGTTCTCCAAGATTCTCATTGAACAATGTATCACCAAGTGCCCTGGCAGTAGCTTCGATAGGGCCCATTCCTTCCCCTCCTCCCATCAATAAAACAGCAGGTAAATCCTCATCCATGCCTGACTCCCTTCTTAGTTCAGCCTGTCATGAATAAGGAAGACTAAAGATATTTAAAACAAGTGAAGGACTAGTAAATTAGTTATTAATAACACTTGAAGAGGGAAGACTGACTAATAAAATTTGATGCTTTTGGTAGAAAAATTACCTACCTTAGGTGGCACTGGCTTAACAAAAGAAGGACGCACTGGAAGGCCATAGACCTTGATCTGTGAAGGCTGCAGTCTAGCCTTTAATGCCCTCTTTGTCACTTCAGAAGAAGGACAGTAGCATCTTGTTACGAGCCTATGGAACCTACAACATACCAAACGAAAGAAAAACTATGATGAACTCATGAAGTATTGTGAATATAAACAGAAGCTAATTAATGATGTTAACTGATTTGTAAAGTAAGCGTACCATGTCGGGTGGCATGTGCTCAGATCTGTCACAACCGTAGTAAAGATGATCTTCTTCAACAGACCTTTTGCCCTTAGGATACGAAGCGGAACATGTTGCATTAGAGGATGTACACTAATAATAATATCAGGTTGGTACTTCATCAACCCTTTGGCAACTTCTCTGCACACGAAAACCAAAAAGTCCAAATCTTGTAAGCGAACTCTGGATCGAAATCACCATCAGAGAGAATACTAATTATCACAAAAAAGcaaatttctcaaatttttaTACGACAAAGACAAGGTgattgaaaaataaaaacaaagaaaaattctCACCGAGCTATAAATGTTGAGGTTGCCGCAAAATGAGGTTGATGCACCAAGCGAGGGGCGGTGCCATAGTATGTCATTTTCCATAAAGCACCGTGCTTTACCAAGAAGTTATAGCTCCTAGGCAACTGATTAAACGGCCATGGGGTGTGGTCGGTCCACAGGTCCGTCACGAACACCTGAATCGGCACATAATTTCGAAGCTAAAACCAAGAAAGCCAAATCACACAACCAGAAGACAAGACGCTACTAGGAATAACCTTCCTTACCTGGTACTCGTCTCCGAATTCCTGATTGAAGGCGGCCTTGATGGCTTCCGCCGACGCCCGATGTCCTCCGCCAGTATCGCTCATCAAGATCAGAACTTTTTTGGGCCTCTCGTACTCTGCCACTCCATTGACCGGCACGCCGTCGTCCTCGACGACCGCGGGGCCCTCACCATCCAACCGGATCTCATCATTCGAGACACCGATCGAGCCGAACCCAATCGGGACACGGCGCTCGCAGTGGAGCCGCAAGAACCGATTGAACTCGCCCCAGAGGCGGTGGAGCCTCGACGAGGATAACGGCGCCCCTCCGGAGAGCGAGGCGAGAGCGGCCGGCCGGCGGTTCCTCCTGCTCGGGGGGGCGGAACACAAGGGTAAGCTAAGggggacggaggaggaggaggaggaagaagtagGGAAAAAGGAAATTCGACCTAGAAAGGAGTCGAGGGGGAGAAGGCATTGGAGATCGAGGAGACTGGATGGCTCCTGACTGATGGAAGAGGGCGGCATGGTGGCGAATTGGACGGAAAGCGAAGGCACATGAGCGGGTTTAGTTAGGGTTTAAAGGAGGGAGAGAAGAGAAGCGAGACGAGGAGACCGGAATGGGTTTTGAGAGGAGGAAGGCACGAACAGAGGGAGCGAGGCGTAGAGAACGAGCGAGGCGGAAGGTGAGCCACACACGGCGTTTACGAAGAAGGATTGTTGTTGGTGCTATAAAAAAGGTTttggaaggggaaaaaaaaaaggcttgTGGACAGTGCACAGTAGACTTCACTGAAATGACCCAAATACCATAATATATTTGTGGCGGAAATTGAGAAGCACATCATGTTGTCGCTTTAGATGGAAATGATACTCTATGATATGGCATTATGGATTCTAATAGCATTAGAGACAACAATAGTGCTCGCTTCGAGTATTGAATGGGTGCAAAATAGTGGGTTGGGCCCAACGGTGGGCCAATGAAGACACCAATGCATGGTGGAGATGCCAATATTATGATGATAAGCTCGAAGGATGGAGTCTCTCAACTGCGTGTGTGTGTGCATAACACGTGTTACATGTACACACGCGCGTCGGTGAAAGCGCCGTGAGAACGTTGCGTGCACCGACCACGGAAGCAGGTCAGACCCTCGCGTGGCGCGCGTGGTCCAGTCGAACGTGCATGCGTGCGCACGTTGAACGTCGACTCTAATGTGCATTTGGTGCACCACTTATTAGTCTGGTAATAATAAATTAAGATGTTTCATTCTATAATGATGGCTTGAGTATGCGTGGTTTTGTCTCTCTGATCAGGTCAAAAAAGTTGACCGATTTGGGTGTGTGGAAAGATGAGGTGAGAAAAGGTTTGTGTAGCTGAGAAGGGCTTCTCACTTCGAGTTCTTCTTAGCCTATGTTGGTGCTTGTCACATCACAAGTGGTTCTCTTCGGAGATGGAGTGAGAATGGATTTTGTAGGCTCGTGAGACGCGTGATTCACAAATGTGTTTCTCTCGGTTCACTTTTTAACTGCAATTGGTAACAAATATATAATTATGGACGGACTACTCCTTTGTCcaattctaataataataataataataattcaagtGATCATCGTACAATATGTGTTGGTCAAGACCTAAAGGGCATAATGATTTGATCACATCCTTATAGTTTTTTTCTATTTAGAAATGTACGAGTTTTAAATGTGATGATAATTAAACACGAGAGTTATGCTTGCTATGTCATAGGTCTTAACACTTCACTATACCAATTACTTCTCTTCGTGTTCCAGGTTAATTACAGATTATCTACTGTAATTAACCTCATTTAGTATTTCGAtccctatatttttaaattatattgagatttctaTACTTATAAAAGAGAAACATTGATATCCGTATAGAGgattaaaatgataattttataagattaaaaattaagagagaaagagaaatttTGTTGAAACAATGaatttaaatgtttcactttagtA
This DNA window, taken from Musa acuminata AAA Group cultivar baxijiao chromosome BXJ3-7, Cavendish_Baxijiao_AAA, whole genome shotgun sequence, encodes the following:
- the LOC103992285 gene encoding probable monogalactosyldiacylglycerol synthase 1, chloroplastic isoform X1, yielding MPPSSISQEPSSLLDLQCLLPLDSFLGRISFFPTSSSSSSSVPLSLPLCSAPPSRRNRRPAALASLSGGAPLSSSRLHRLWGEFNRFLRLHCERRVPIGFGSIGVSNDEIRLDGEGPAVVEDDGVPVNGVAEYERPKKVLILMSDTGGGHRASAEAIKAAFNQEFGDEYQVFVTDLWTDHTPWPFNQLPRSYNFLVKHGALWKMTYYGTAPRLVHQPHFAATSTFIAREVAKGLMKYQPDIIISVHPLMQHVPLRILRAKGLLKKIIFTTVVTDLSTCHPTWFHRLVTRCYCPSSEVTKRALKARLQPSQIKVYGLPVRPSFVKPVPPKAELRRESGMDEDLPAVLLMGGGEGMGPIEATARALGDTLFNENLGEPLGQILVICGRNKKLANRLQSIDWKIPVQVKGFVTKMEECMGACDCIITKAGPGTIAEAMIRGLPIILNDYIAGQEAGNVPYVVDNGCGKFSKSPKEIANIVAQWFGPKSDELRAMSQNALKLARPEAVFKIVHDLHELVRQRTLVPQYSCST
- the LOC103992285 gene encoding probable monogalactosyldiacylglycerol synthase 1, chloroplastic isoform X2 — encoded protein: MPPSSISQEPSSLLDLQCLLPLDSFLGRISFFPTSSSSSSSVPLSLPLCSAPPSRRNRRPAALASLSGGAPLSSSRLHRLWGEFNRFLRLHCERRVPIGFGSIGVSNDEIRLDGEGPAVVEDDGVPVNGVAEYERPKKVLILMSDTGGGHRASAEAIKAAFNQEFGDEYQVFVTDLWTDHTPWPFNQLPRSYNFLVKHGALWKMTYYGTAPRLVHQPHFAATSTFIAREVAKGLMKYQPDIIISVHPLMQHVPLRILRAKGLLKKIIFTTVVTDLSTCHPTWFHRLVTRCYCPSSEVTKRALKARLQPSQIKVYGLPVRPSFVKPVPPKAELRRESGMDEDLPAVLLMGGGEGMGPIEATARALGDTLFNENLGEPLGQILVICGRNKKLANRLQSIDWKIPVQAGPGTIAEAMIRGLPIILNDYIAGQEAGNVPYVVDNGCGKFSKSPKEIANIVAQWFGPKSDELRAMSQNALKLARPEAVFKIVHDLHELVRQRTLVPQYSCST